A stretch of DNA from Gimesia chilikensis:
GAGTTGCGGGAAACGCATCGTTTCTCCAGGGAATGAAAACGACCATGTCAACTGATTACAAAATTTTACTGATCGAGGATGACCGCGAGATTTCCAGCACGTTGAGTGGTGTGATTAAATCTGCGGGCTATAACATCATCGTGGCCCCCAACGGACTGGAAGGGCAGAAGCTCGCCCAGACCGAGAATCCCGATCTCGTCATCACCGATATGATGATGCCTAAAATGGGAGGTTTCCCCGTACTGGAAACTCTCAAGTCGCTGCCTTCTCCCCCCAAGGTGATCATGATCACCGCCAACGAAGGTGGCCGGCACAAAGCATATGCCGAGATGCTCGGAGTCGATGACTATCTGCGGAAGCCTTTCGCGATGGACGTCTTCCTGGATGCGATCGCCCGCGTTTTGGCAAAAGGCTCTGACGACGGAGATGATAGCAAACCCGCTAAAGGACCTCTGTCACGCGCACGTAAAAAATCGTAAGCGACCTGCCTGCCCTTACCCCCCGGCAACCAGCGCGACGTAGTACCAGTACAACCCGGTCAACGACGTCAGCGTGATATCGATCGTAGAAATCCAGCCCAGCTTTTTGTGCAGGCTGCTGTGCGCACAAGGTACGGGCGGATTGGGAATGCGTTTCAGAGCCAGAATCAGCGTCGTCGCCCAGAAGAAGGGTGTGCTGACGGCAAACAGCAGGTGCACGTAGAGGACATTCCGGACATAGTCGAACTGTTCGGGTGTCAGGGGGACTTCGCGTTGCTTCACGATATTCTGCCAGCCGCCGTGCATGATCTGGACGTCCACTTCGAAGGCGGCCACAGCCACCAGCAGGACGGCCCCGAGCAGAATCTGCAGCTTTTTGTGCAGCGCAAAGTTATGTTTGATTTTAACAGCGTAAAGGCTGAACAAGAGAAGTGGCACAATCAGCAACAGTGCCGAGACCACAAAATCCAACATGAATGTTGAGCGATAGCCTAAAAATCCATGCTCCATCTGAGTATCCTGTTTTGGCGTATGGGGGGAACGAGATCTGTTCGCGAGGAACCATATCAGAACTTCAATTCTGATCCAAGCCCAGCCTGATTTTGCTCTCGATCAGTTTCCTTGGTGGAATGGCGCGAATTTCCCCGGCTCCCACTTGCAGAGTCAGACAGGCTTGATACATTGGGCCAATTAAGGATTTTTTCAGCCAGCCGTTCTCTCAGACACAGGAGGTGTGCACGTGCCAGTGTGCGGCGTGATTCCCGCCCGACTCGAGTCATCGCGACTCCCCGGAAAACTGTTACTCAGTGAAACCGGACAGACGCTGATTCAGCATACCTGGGAGGCAGCAGCCCGCTCCGAGCGGCTGGATCGCCTGATCGTGGCGACCGACAGCCTGGAGATTCTGGAAGCCGTACATGGCTTTGGTGGCAAGGCGTTTCTGACGGGAGAGCATCCCAGCGGTACCGACCGGATTGCCGAAGTTGCGGAAAAAGAACTCCTGGATGCGGATATCCTGGTGAATATCCAGGGAGACGAACCCGAAATCGCGCCTGAATTCATCGATCAGCTGATCGACCTGTTGGAGTGCTCCCCGGAAGCCGAAATGGCGACGCTGGCGACCCCCATCCGCAGCCTGGAACAGTTACAGGATTCCTCGTGCACCAAAGTCGTCTGCAGACAGGATGGTTCGGCGCTGTACTTCAGTCGCCTGCCGATTCCCTTCACGCGTGATGTCGCTCCCGAAACACTGCTACCCGAACAGAGCCCCTGGTTATTGCACCTGGGCCTGTATGCCTACCGTCGACCGTTTTTACTTGAGCTCACCCAAGTCTCTCCGACTCCACTGGAACAGCTGGAGAAACTGGAGCAGCTCAGAGCCCTGGAAACGGGTGCAAAGATTCAGGTCGGCACCGTCGCTCATCCCACCGTTGGCATTGATACCCCGGACGATTATGCCCGGTTCGTCAGCCGCTATCAGCAGGGAACGAATTAGATTGCAGTAAGTCGCTTATTGATCAACAGTTAACGATCAACCCCCGTTTCGGTTACAGGCATTTCCCTGCAGACCTGACGTGTTAGAATATTCATGAGTGGCGACTGAGATCCGGCAGTCCTGCTCGCTTTTCCTCCGATTAAAGCGTGCAATTTCGCATTGCTTTCCATATCATGCAGCAAAGATTAATGACAGCTCAAACAACAGACAGCGAAATGACCAAACACACCACAAAACACATTTTTGTCACCGGCGGCGTCGTCAGTTCTTTAGGGAAAGGTCTGACCTCGGCCTCCATCGGTCTGCTGCTCGAACAGCGCGGCCTGCGGGTCCGGATGCAAAAACTCGATCCGTACATCAACATCGATCCCGGCACCATGAACCCTTACGAACATGGTGAAGTTTACGTACTCGACGACGGTTCAGAGACCGACCTCGACCTGGGTCACTATGAGCGATTCACCAACAGCCCGCTCTCCCGCAAATCCAACTACACCACGGGGCAGATTTACCAGCGCGTGATTGAAAAAGAACGCCGGGGTGAATACCTGGGAGCGACCGTGCAGGTCATTCCGCATATCACTGACGAGATCAAAGAATCGGTTTATAACCTGGCCAGTTCCGACGTCGATGTCGTCATCACCGAACTCGGGGGGACCGTGGGCGACATCGAAGGTCTGCCCTTCCTCGAAGCCATCCGGCAGATTCCGCTGGATATCGGTAAAGAAAACTGCCTGTTTATCCACCTGACGCTCCTGCCTTACATCAAGGCGGCGGGAGAAATGAAGACCAAGCCGACTCAGCACAGTGTAGGCCTGCTGCGGCAGATCGGGATTCAGCCCGACGTTCTCATCGTGCGTACGGAACGTCCGATGGACAAGGATCACGCGGACAAGATCGCGTTGTTCTGTAACGTCGAAAAAGGGGCGGTCATCGAAGAGGTCGATACGGAATATTCGATTTACGAAGTGCCCCAGGGGCTGGCCGATGATGGGCTGGATAAGCTCATCATCCGCAAACTGCAGATCGACGCCGAACCTCTGGATCTGACGAACTGGCGGACCCTGTTGAACCGCGTCAAAAACCCGGAACACGAAGTCACCATCGCCGTGGTTGGAAAATACATCGATCACAAAGATGCCTACAAGTCGATTTACGAATCACTGTTCCACGCCGGTTTCCATCACAACACCCGGATTCTGCTGAAGCGGATCGAAGCGGAAGAAGTCGAACGCCAGGGGGCCGAGAAACTGCTCTCCAACGTTGACGGAATTCTGGTTCCCGGTGGATTCGGGAAACGCGGCATCGAAGGCAAAATCGCGTCCGTGAAATTTGCCCGCGAAAACAAGATTCCCTACTTCGGAATCTGTCTGGGCATGCAGTGTGCGGTCATCGAATTCGCCCGGAATGTACTGGGACTCCCCGGTGCCCATAGCACGGAATTCGACAGCGAAACCAGTGCCCCGGTCATCTGTCTGCTCGAAGAACAGAAAGAGATCACCGAAAAGGGGGGCACGATGCGACTGGGGGCCCAGGACTGCATCATTACCAAAGAGTCCAAGGCACACACCTGCTACGGGGCAGACTCCATCAGCGAGCGGCACCGTCACCGGTACGAGTTCAATCCTGAATACCGTACGAAGATGGTCGAAGGTGGGATGATTCCGACCGGTACCAGCCCCAACGGGAACCTGGTTGAAATCGTCGAAATTCCAGATCATCCCTGGTTTCTCGCAGTTCAGTTTCATCCGGAATTCAAGTCCAAGCCGGTCAGCCCGCATCCGCTGTTTGCCGGGTTCGTCGGTGCGGCTTTGAATTATCATCAGCAGAAAGTGCGTGTCTCTGTTTCCTGACAGAGACGCGTGTCTGATTCCGGAATGTATCAGAACAGGGAGACATTCCCCGATGAGCGGTTCTTCTTCTAAAGCAGACCTGCAACTCTCAGGATTGTTGAACGTTAATAAACCCGAAGACGTCACCTCTCGCCAGGTGGTCAACCAGTTTCAAAAGCTGGTCCGCCCGGCCCGAGTCGGTCATGCAGGGACACTCGACCCCCTGGCGACGGGAGTGCTGGTCCTGTGCGTCGGTTCCTCGACCCGGTTGATCCGCTTTGTGCAGGATCAGCCCAAGGAATACATCGGCGAATTCATACTGGGAAAACGGAGCGACACCGACGATATCACAGGCGAAGTCGTCGAGACACCGGACTGTCCGGTGATTGAACGAGAACAACTGGAACGCTTACTCCCCACCTATCGTGGTTCCATCGAACAGACTCCGCCGAAGTTTTCAGCAGTGCATGTGAATGGCAGACGTGCTTATGACCTCGCCCGCCAGGGTAAGACCGTTGAAATCAAGCCCCGCACGGTCGAGGTGTATGAACTGGAAATCGTGAAATTTGAGTTCCCCCGTTTTCAGCTGCGGATAGTCTGCGGTTCGGGAACTTACATTCGTTCGATCGGACGCGACCTGGGAGAAGACCTGGGCGTGGGCGCCACGATGACCTCACTGGTACGTTCGCGGATTGGGGATTTCAAGCTGGAGTCAGCATTGAGCCTTGAAGAACCGCCGACTCTGGAAGCGATCACTGCCCATCTGCAACCGCCAATCAAAGCCGTTCCTCATTTACCACATTACCGGTGCGATGCACGGGAACTGAGAGCCATCAGTCTGGGACAGAAACTGACCGGCCCTCCGGAAAGGCTGCCTGAGACGGACGAAATCACTGAAGTCGCGATCGTCAGTCCCGCGGGTGAACTGGCAGCGATTGCGGAATGGGATCGTCCTCATCAGTGTCTCTCCCCTCGACAGGTTTATGCGCAGCGCCCGAACTAAGCGATCTACCAGAGAAAAAGAAATCACCCGAATCAAGAAATGCGTACTATGCAACTCATCCTGGCCAGTACTTCAACTTATCGCGCGGAACAGTTAAAGCGTCTGGGAATTCCTTTTGCACAAGAGGATCCGCAGGTCGATGAAGACATTCTGAAGCAGGCTGGACTGCCTCCCGCAGAACTGGCCAAACGGCTGGCGCTGGAGAAAGCGCTCCAGGTGCAGCAGCGTTTCCCGACGGCCCTGATTATCGGCGGTGATCAACTGGTTTCCTTCGAAGGAGATGTGCTGGGGAAACCGGGTTCCAACGAACGGGCGGTTCAGCAATTAATGCGACTGCAGGGGACCAGTCATGAACTGATCACGGCGATCGCGGTGCTGGGTCCGGCGTTTGAGGAAGTTCACTGCAATCACACGCGGCTCACGATGCGTGCCCTGGATGAAGCAGCGCTGCGGCGGTATGTCGAATATGACGAACCCTGGAACTGTGCCGGGGCGTACAAGATTGAAAGCCGGGGCATTGCCCTGTTTGAATCGATCGAATCAACCGACCACTCGGCGATTACCGGAATTCCGTTAATGGAGCTGACGTCCCTGTTGAGACGCGCGGGCCTGGAACTCCCTTAAGCCAGGAGTCGCGCAAAAAAAACGCCTGCAGAGGCGGGCCTCCACAGGCGTGGTTCGATTCCTTTCATGAACGTCACTCATACGGACTGGACGTCCAACAGTGCTTCCCGCAGACGATTACGTGCGGTGTGCAGTCGACGCTTGATCGTTCCGATGGGTCGATCGAACTCGTCACTCATTTCCTTCAGGGACTGGCCCTTGAAGTAGAATGAGATCAGGGTCTGACGGTCGACTTCACCCAGCGATTCCAGTCCGCCACGCAGTTCAGTAGCCCGCTCGCTTTCCAGCAGTTTGTCCAGCGGGTTTTCCGGTTCATCGTCCAGGACGATGAAGGTATCCGGGCTCTGAATGCATTCGTTAGGCCGACGAACGGCTCGATTGATCGACATCCGGACGGCGATCTGCCGCAACCAGCCACCGAATCGCTCCGGTGCATTCAGCTGTGACAGTTTCCGCATGGCCTGGATGAAGACATCCTGAGTGACTTCACTGGCTTCAGCGTGGTTACGCAGACGCTTCATTACGATCGCGAAGACCGTAGATTCAAATTGAACAACAAGTGAACCGAAGGCGTCCCGATCTCCATTCTGAGCAGCCGTAACTAACTCGATTAAGTTCTGATCTTCCATTGTAGTATCTCTTCTCTGTCCCTGAATCAGGACTCTGAATTCATTGAAGTTCAAAGTGGTTCGTTAAGCACATGCAAACCAGAAACGGAACAGCGTTTGAATCAGCCGCGAGACCAGAGAAAAAGCGGGTGCGCTTTCACAGGTCACCAGGGGCCCAACGTGCTACGTTTGCCAGTGAATGTGGCAGGGTCAGCTAAAAGGCTGTCGCGTTTTAACCAACCACTTTGAGTAAACGATTTTCTGCTAAAAAGCAGGGAACAGGAATCTGCTTACGAAGCAGTTCCGGTCACGGTGGTCAGGGGGGTTCCCGTTATCTGCATATATCTTTGATAGAGCAGATGCATTGTGGGTTGATGTTGACAACAACTATGCCAACCCATCGGGGAGGACCCCGGCATACCACCGGATTCCGACAATCGTTCTCCACTTAGAGGGCGTAACGCATCTGTACGGAGGGCGGCACGGACGACATCAATCGCTTTCACGACAGCTGCTGCTTTGACAAACACGCTGTTGTTAATTGCTTTGACGACGAAACGACGATTCTGTTTAGAAAAAATCATCAGTGCACCTCCTGCGTTAAACCGCAGAGAAAGAGACTATAAAAAGAGAGGCTCGTGCCTCAAAAGAAAAAACGGACACAAGCCGTTCACAGGTAATTCAGCGGATAGACCTGTTATGATGAGTAACAGGAGTATCCCTCTGCCAGTAAGACAACAATGCCCTGACAAAGGTTCGCTCATTTTTGACAGTTTTCGGAAAAATGTCGATTCTTTCAATAGTAGTTTTACGGATTCCCCAGTGAAACGGAACATTCCGGATCTGTGCCGCCCCACCAGGAGATCTGTAATCTATTTACTCATAATAACTTACAAACAGAGCCCCCCACTCAAAAGCAGGGCGACATTTTTTCAGTATTTTTCCACAAAAGCGAGTGCCAGTCTTATTTCTGACGGGAAATCAGCGAATACACTTTGAACCCGTTCTGTAGATTCTCAACCGGAATATAGGTTTTCGTGCTGAGTGACTGTTTTCCGGTAGTCAGGCTGAAGGTCAGATAGGAGTCCTGGATGCCCAGTTCGCGGATCTGTTTTTCGGCAAAGGGCCCTGTCTGCTGACGGCTCTCGGCAAAGATATTCAGAATCCGCATTACGGTACCTGAGACATCGACCAGGGCGACCAGATTCGCTTTTTCCGCGCCTTGGGCACGGGCTTTTTGAAAGGCGGGCTGGTTTTGCGCGGTCAGGGATGATTTATCCGGCGCGTTGAGGGCTTCCATGAATTTCTGCATCGAGGCCGATCCCCCCATGACCTGCAGGACCTTACCTTCCGGATACGCCATCCGGTTAGTGATCCCGGACGGGCCATAGAGAATTTCGAGCATCCGTTTCTGGATCTGTAGCGGATCGGACGCTGGATCAAGTTCCTGCTTGATGACAGTCAGGTCAACGGGGATGCCGCCTGCCTGTTCTGCGTCGGGCTTAAAGGTGATTTCCTGTTTGATACCCGGCAGAGAGATGTTCTGCATGATCTGCATCATCTGATGCGTGAGCGTCCGCAGCTTGTCCGAAGGGGTGACTTCGGAAACCGTGTAAGCGTGCATCACGCCGTCTGCGAGTTTGCCGAGTTCGAAGGAAAAGTAGTAACTGCCGAACTTGAGACTGCGGATTTCTTTGACGATCTCCGTGAACTTCTCTTTGGCTTCGGCGTTCTGCTGTGTTTCATCAAACATCTGGGCGGTCATGTTCATGCCCCAGGTAATCAACGCATCCGCATTGCCGGCACCGGCGATGTAAGCCAGTTGATGTGCGGGAAAATGTCCCAGCTGATTTAACGGCTGAGGCGGATTGGACTGAAACAGTTGATCGGTTTCGGAATCGGGTTTGACTTCAAACAGGCTTTCCAAGCCGACCCCCTGCTCCGAAAACTGAAAGGCGGTGGTATAAGCGTGCGAATCTTTGACGGCTTGCAGAGAACCTTTCGCCAGCGTCGAATAGAGACTGAGAATCGGTTTTGCATTGACGCCGGGAGCCGCGTTCATGGTTTTGGCGAGCTCTGTCAGTCTGCGATCGACCTGGCCCTCGGCGCGTTTCAGTTGGGCCTGATAGATCTGGACCATCTTCTGCAGATTGAGATAGACCGAGAGATCACCGGAATCGAACAGCTCTTTCGCGGCCGGGCTGAGTTGAGATTCGAACGACTGATCTGTCTGTTTGAGACTGGCCTGTGCCTGCTCGACGAGTTTCTTATCTTCGCTGTAGATCAGCCATTTCTCCTGGAGAGCTGAGTGATATTTCTCACCCAGGGCGGCTTTGCAGGCAGCGGCATCTTTCACGGGGACAATGAAGAGCAAGCCCGGGTCCTGTTCTGCATGCAGAAAGACGCCAACGCTGATCGTCCGTGCCGGGTCGACACCTTCCCAGGTCGGATTTGAGAGCGAACGCCCCACGACGGTTCGCACGTTGGCAGCCAGCAGCCCACTGATGGCTTCGTCGACCTGACTCGTGAGCTGGGTCATTTTCTGTAATGTCGCCTGCGGCTGTTTCAGTCGAATCACGATCCCCGCCTCAGCAGAGATCGCGGCGGTGGGAACTTCAGCAGCGGACACGGTAGACAGTGATATCAGTAACAGGCAGAACAGCAGACCTGATTTCCAGTTGAACAGCATTTGCATTCACTCCGTTTATTAAAAATCGCAAAGTTGGTGAGGCGGATGCCTCATTATATCTGTTGAGGAAAGGACTGAGGACTAAACAGCACCGAGAAACTCGGACAAATTTTAAACCATTTCCATATCAGTATTTACCCTGATTCAGCTCTCTTCTGCTCCATGAGACCGGTGAAAATCTCATCCTGAAACAACTGCGGTAAAATGGGGGTTTCGGGAAGAAGTTTCGCATCAGGAAATGGCTGGCGATAAAAGCGAACTCACGGCATATGCTTTCAGTATCACCTGCAACAGTCGGTGTTTTGTAAATCTGAACTCGTGCTGGAATTTCGTGAATACCGATGAAAATGGAGTCACCATCGATGCG
This window harbors:
- a CDS encoding response regulator transcription factor; translated protein: MSTDYKILLIEDDREISSTLSGVIKSAGYNIIVAPNGLEGQKLAQTENPDLVITDMMMPKMGGFPVLETLKSLPSPPKVIMITANEGGRHKAYAEMLGVDDYLRKPFAMDVFLDAIARVLAKGSDDGDDSKPAKGPLSRARKKS
- a CDS encoding DUF420 domain-containing protein encodes the protein MEHGFLGYRSTFMLDFVVSALLLIVPLLLFSLYAVKIKHNFALHKKLQILLGAVLLVAVAAFEVDVQIMHGGWQNIVKQREVPLTPEQFDYVRNVLYVHLLFAVSTPFFWATTLILALKRIPNPPVPCAHSSLHKKLGWISTIDITLTSLTGLYWYYVALVAGG
- the kdsB gene encoding 3-deoxy-manno-octulosonate cytidylyltransferase, whose amino-acid sequence is MPVCGVIPARLESSRLPGKLLLSETGQTLIQHTWEAAARSERLDRLIVATDSLEILEAVHGFGGKAFLTGEHPSGTDRIAEVAEKELLDADILVNIQGDEPEIAPEFIDQLIDLLECSPEAEMATLATPIRSLEQLQDSSCTKVVCRQDGSALYFSRLPIPFTRDVAPETLLPEQSPWLLHLGLYAYRRPFLLELTQVSPTPLEQLEKLEQLRALETGAKIQVGTVAHPTVGIDTPDDYARFVSRYQQGTN
- a CDS encoding CTP synthase; amino-acid sequence: MTAQTTDSEMTKHTTKHIFVTGGVVSSLGKGLTSASIGLLLEQRGLRVRMQKLDPYINIDPGTMNPYEHGEVYVLDDGSETDLDLGHYERFTNSPLSRKSNYTTGQIYQRVIEKERRGEYLGATVQVIPHITDEIKESVYNLASSDVDVVITELGGTVGDIEGLPFLEAIRQIPLDIGKENCLFIHLTLLPYIKAAGEMKTKPTQHSVGLLRQIGIQPDVLIVRTERPMDKDHADKIALFCNVEKGAVIEEVDTEYSIYEVPQGLADDGLDKLIIRKLQIDAEPLDLTNWRTLLNRVKNPEHEVTIAVVGKYIDHKDAYKSIYESLFHAGFHHNTRILLKRIEAEEVERQGAEKLLSNVDGILVPGGFGKRGIEGKIASVKFARENKIPYFGICLGMQCAVIEFARNVLGLPGAHSTEFDSETSAPVICLLEEQKEITEKGGTMRLGAQDCIITKESKAHTCYGADSISERHRHRYEFNPEYRTKMVEGGMIPTGTSPNGNLVEIVEIPDHPWFLAVQFHPEFKSKPVSPHPLFAGFVGAALNYHQQKVRVSVS
- the truB gene encoding tRNA pseudouridine(55) synthase TruB produces the protein MSGSSSKADLQLSGLLNVNKPEDVTSRQVVNQFQKLVRPARVGHAGTLDPLATGVLVLCVGSSTRLIRFVQDQPKEYIGEFILGKRSDTDDITGEVVETPDCPVIEREQLERLLPTYRGSIEQTPPKFSAVHVNGRRAYDLARQGKTVEIKPRTVEVYELEIVKFEFPRFQLRIVCGSGTYIRSIGRDLGEDLGVGATMTSLVRSRIGDFKLESALSLEEPPTLEAITAHLQPPIKAVPHLPHYRCDARELRAISLGQKLTGPPERLPETDEITEVAIVSPAGELAAIAEWDRPHQCLSPRQVYAQRPN
- a CDS encoding Maf family protein, with the protein product MQLILASTSTYRAEQLKRLGIPFAQEDPQVDEDILKQAGLPPAELAKRLALEKALQVQQRFPTALIIGGDQLVSFEGDVLGKPGSNERAVQQLMRLQGTSHELITAIAVLGPAFEEVHCNHTRLTMRALDEAALRRYVEYDEPWNCAGAYKIESRGIALFESIESTDHSAITGIPLMELTSLLRRAGLELP
- a CDS encoding RNA polymerase sigma factor, which produces MEDQNLIELVTAAQNGDRDAFGSLVVQFESTVFAIVMKRLRNHAEASEVTQDVFIQAMRKLSQLNAPERFGGWLRQIAVRMSINRAVRRPNECIQSPDTFIVLDDEPENPLDKLLESERATELRGGLESLGEVDRQTLISFYFKGQSLKEMSDEFDRPIGTIKRRLHTARNRLREALLDVQSV